One genomic segment of Synechocystis sp. LKSZ1 includes these proteins:
- a CDS encoding glycosyltransferase family 4 protein: MHIAWLGKKSPFCGNVTYGREVTNALLDRGHQVSFLHFAQEEETTGESEPNCPEVVLPFLFKSTIYTIPTPKSSRILAEALAKLKPDIVHASLTLSPLDFRLPEICEELGIPLVATFHPPFDSRLRNLSSSTQFLTYQLYAPFLAQYDRVIVFSHLQQNLLLKLGVPRQRLVIIPNGVDVEKYSPGESRAKREYRAQHLFIYLGRIAPEKNVESLLKAWKLSEMGDDCKLLIVGDGLLKAALQSAYGPELGIHWLGFIAEEETRIQLLRGADAFILPSLVEGLSLSLLEAMACGTACLATDAGADGEVLEEAGIILNTQGVTTQLKTLLPLLRDHPEITEILGQKARQRVLERYTFSRNIDQLEALYDEILPAHQRPIAFNHY, from the coding sequence ATGCACATTGCTTGGCTGGGAAAAAAATCGCCGTTCTGTGGCAATGTTACCTACGGTCGAGAAGTCACGAATGCCTTACTCGACCGAGGGCACCAAGTTAGCTTTTTGCATTTCGCCCAGGAGGAAGAAACCACCGGAGAGAGTGAACCGAACTGCCCCGAGGTGGTACTTCCTTTCTTATTCAAGTCAACCATCTATACCATTCCCACGCCTAAATCGAGCCGGATTTTGGCCGAGGCCCTGGCCAAGCTCAAGCCAGATATTGTCCACGCGTCCTTGACGCTCTCTCCTCTAGACTTTCGCTTACCGGAAATCTGTGAGGAATTGGGGATTCCCCTGGTGGCCACCTTTCATCCCCCCTTTGATAGTCGCCTGCGCAATCTTTCTTCTAGTACTCAGTTCCTAACCTATCAGCTCTACGCACCTTTTTTAGCTCAGTACGACCGGGTGATTGTCTTTTCCCATCTCCAGCAAAATTTACTCCTCAAACTCGGCGTACCCCGTCAACGCCTGGTGATTATTCCCAATGGCGTGGATGTAGAGAAATATTCTCCAGGGGAGTCCAGGGCCAAACGGGAGTATCGGGCCCAGCATTTATTTATCTATCTGGGTCGCATTGCCCCAGAAAAAAATGTGGAATCCCTGCTCAAAGCCTGGAAGCTATCGGAAATGGGGGATGATTGTAAACTACTGATCGTGGGCGATGGCCTGCTCAAGGCGGCCCTCCAGTCAGCCTACGGCCCGGAATTGGGTATTCATTGGTTGGGCTTTATTGCAGAGGAAGAGACCCGTATTCAACTCCTACGGGGGGCCGATGCCTTTATTTTGCCATCCTTGGTCGAGGGCCTGTCCCTTTCTCTGCTGGAGGCTATGGCCTGTGGGACGGCCTGCTTGGCGACGGATGCCGGAGCGGATGGGGAAGTCCTAGAGGAAGCCGGCATTATCTTGAATACCCAGGGGGTCACAACCCAATTAAAAACCCTCTTGCCCTTGCTGCGGGATCATCCCGAAATTACTGAAATTCTCGGCCAAAAGGCCCGACAACGAGTGCTAGAGCGCTATACCTTTAGCCGCAATATTGACCAACTGGAGGCCCTCTACGATGAAATCCTCCCGGCCCATCAGCGTCCCATTGCATTCAATCATTACTAA
- a CDS encoding TrkA family potassium uptake protein encodes MRTVNFLNLIRQDKRQFAVIGLGRFGRAVCETFHKNGYDVLGIDQDEKLVAEALADRVVGNAITLDSTDDNALREAGVFEFETVIVAIGNYLKESIITCLNLKEGGVKSVVAKVSSDIHEKILQRLGVDLIVFPEQEAGQDLAYRLTKPAIVDRFRLDCENSIVELLAPEEFWDKTLAELQLRKNYGVSVLAIGSEEKFKINPSPQEKISEGMILVLIGLNDNIHRLV; translated from the coding sequence ATGAGAACGGTCAATTTTTTAAACCTCATTCGCCAAGATAAACGACAATTTGCGGTGATTGGCCTGGGACGTTTTGGTCGAGCTGTCTGTGAAACCTTTCACAAAAATGGCTACGATGTTCTCGGCATTGATCAAGATGAAAAACTGGTGGCTGAGGCATTGGCAGATCGCGTGGTGGGCAATGCCATTACCCTCGACTCAACCGATGATAATGCCCTCCGGGAAGCGGGCGTTTTTGAATTTGAGACAGTGATTGTGGCTATCGGTAATTATCTCAAGGAAAGTATTATTACTTGCTTGAACCTCAAGGAAGGCGGAGTTAAGTCCGTGGTAGCGAAAGTCTCCTCCGATATTCACGAAAAAATATTGCAGCGGCTGGGGGTGGATCTGATTGTTTTCCCTGAGCAGGAGGCCGGTCAAGACCTAGCCTATCGCTTGACCAAGCCCGCTATTGTTGACCGCTTTCGACTCGACTGTGAAAACAGTATTGTGGAACTGTTAGCCCCGGAGGAATTTTGGGATAAAACCCTTGCGGAACTACAACTACGAAAAAACTACGGTGTTAGTGTTCTCGCTATTGGTTCGGAGGAAAAATTTAAAATTAATCCCTCTCCCCAGGAAAAAATCAGTGAGGGGATGATCCTCGTTTTGATCGGCCTAAATGATAATATCCATCGCCTCGTTTAG
- a CDS encoding transposase — protein sequence MPPLSMELRERIILAYEKGNTSIRKVAEQFHVSKTTVHDLIVLKRTTGQLMPKPPSGGKPSRLMGTEAQVIAMVGKHPDYTLSEYCELWLERTGIDMSESTMCTFLKRLKLTRKKN from the coding sequence ATGCCTCCCCTATCCATGGAGCTTCGAGAGAGAATTATCCTTGCCTACGAAAAAGGTAATACTTCCATCAGAAAGGTCGCTGAGCAGTTTCATGTCAGCAAAACCACCGTCCATGACCTTATCGTCTTAAAACGCACCACTGGGCAACTGATGCCCAAGCCACCTAGTGGAGGTAAGCCCAGTCGCCTCATGGGCACCGAAGCCCAAGTGATTGCCATGGTGGGCAAACATCCCGATTACACTCTGAGCGAGTATTGTGAGCTTTGGCTAGAGCGAACGGGTATCGATATGAGCGAAAGTACCATGTGTACCTTTTTGAAGCGCCTGAAATTAACTCGTAAAAAAAACTAA
- a CDS encoding Uma2 family endonuclease translates to MVVAIARPQIRWEAPPDDFVLADDPVDNVNQPAIAAALTESLELAQRLTPQSLITTNYGLCAQVDGKTVVKAPDWAYILVLSMPRETIQRSYTPQLQGDLPTVVMEFLSDTDGGEHSTKPTYPPGKWFFYEQILQVPNYVLFDPQQGTLEVYRLDEGGHYQLRRANDQQCYWLEELQLFLGVWQGTRENRAGYWLRWWDAQDNLLLWGMELVALERQAKQTALERLALLEQRLRESGLEL, encoded by the coding sequence ATGGTGGTTGCAATTGCCCGTCCCCAGATCCGCTGGGAAGCTCCCCCCGATGATTTTGTCTTAGCGGATGACCCCGTGGATAACGTCAATCAACCGGCGATCGCCGCCGCCCTCACCGAAAGCCTGGAACTGGCCCAACGCCTGACGCCCCAAAGCCTGATTACCACTAACTACGGCCTATGTGCTCAGGTGGACGGCAAAACCGTTGTCAAAGCACCGGATTGGGCTTATATTCTAGTGCTAAGCATGCCGCGAGAAACCATTCAACGGAGCTATACCCCCCAACTCCAGGGGGATCTCCCGACGGTGGTGATGGAATTTCTCTCCGATACCGATGGCGGTGAACATTCTACGAAGCCGACCTATCCCCCGGGCAAGTGGTTCTTTTATGAACAGATCCTCCAGGTGCCTAACTATGTCTTGTTCGATCCCCAGCAAGGAACCTTAGAAGTCTATCGTCTCGATGAAGGAGGGCACTACCAACTACGCCGGGCAAATGATCAGCAATGCTACTGGTTAGAGGAACTGCAACTCTTTTTGGGCGTATGGCAAGGGACTCGGGAAAATCGTGCTGGCTACTGGCTACGCTGGTGGGATGCCCAAGACAATTTACTCCTGTGGGGCATGGAATTGGTCGCCCTGGAACGTCAAGCCAAGCAAACGGCCCTGGAACGCTTAGCGCTATTGGAGCAACGGTTGCGGGAATCCGGCCTAGAGCTTTGA
- a CDS encoding DUF1449 domain-containing protein → MHSSKLMLFHLANLPYWLFLGAGLVCLGLIIFSGDAEDDLDLGESALEMELRPDLDLPEGAEMENASISFQLLGWLGFGKAPFLLLVGIDFSFWGILGWMLNVFLGSTTGRMPTHLWGLGGLVLLISLGLSLWLGRLCSRPIASLFVSFGQDVSQERLIGCVGTVTSKTLPYLSSGKIGQAHVYDAAGNLLTITVALPHWAQVIPHHNQNILIIDQSPQSHTYLAIAKDSSDEDKWLHQSLPSSLDHQPHSLEESP, encoded by the coding sequence ATGCACTCTAGCAAACTGATGCTATTTCACTTGGCAAATTTACCCTATTGGCTCTTTCTCGGGGCCGGCCTCGTTTGCTTGGGGCTGATTATTTTTTCCGGTGATGCCGAGGATGACCTGGATCTGGGGGAAAGCGCTCTAGAAATGGAACTCCGGCCCGACCTCGACTTACCCGAGGGAGCAGAAATGGAGAATGCCAGTATTTCCTTTCAGTTGCTGGGTTGGCTTGGTTTTGGCAAAGCGCCCTTTCTACTGCTGGTGGGCATTGATTTTAGCTTCTGGGGCATTCTGGGCTGGATGCTGAACGTTTTTCTGGGCAGTACGACGGGAAGGATGCCCACTCATTTATGGGGCCTAGGCGGCCTGGTGCTATTGATTTCGCTCGGTCTAAGCCTCTGGTTAGGGCGTTTATGCTCTCGTCCCATTGCCAGCCTGTTTGTTTCCTTTGGCCAGGATGTGAGCCAAGAACGGCTGATCGGTTGTGTGGGAACCGTCACTTCCAAAACACTTCCTTATCTTTCCAGTGGCAAAATTGGTCAGGCCCATGTCTACGATGCGGCGGGTAATTTGCTAACCATTACCGTGGCCCTGCCCCACTGGGCCCAGGTGATTCCCCACCATAACCAAAATATTTTAATTATTGATCAATCCCCCCAGAGCCATACCTATTTAGCCATTGCCAAGGACAGTTCGGATGAAGATAAATGGCTCCATCAAAGTCTGCCTTCATCCCTCGACCATCAACCCCATTCTCTAGAGGAATCCCCATGA
- a CDS encoding chromate transporter, producing MPQQPPIEFDADENDSPKASLVELAQVFLRLGFLAFGGPAAHIAMMDEEVVQRRRWLSREKLLDLLGVTNLIPGPNSTELAIHIGYEQAGVAGLMVAGACFILPAMVIVWLLAMAYVRYQAVPQVDWLLYGVKPVILAVIIQALYKLGQKALKDRPTIIAAVGVVIAAALGGPEIGLILLAGLGILLWKTGRRPSHPLQGLWFFPPTFLSIPTSSVGPNMASTGQVFLYFLKIGSVLYGSGYVLLAFLQRDLVERLGWLTSQQLLDAIAIGQVTPGPVFTTATFIGYLLAGNSGALAGTIGIFLPSFVFVFVVHPWVTALRKSVRFSAFLDGVNAASLGLMAVVTFVLARSALVDSLTIILAGGSALVLFRFKVNSAWLVLAGGAIGLLTRLMTVKPL from the coding sequence ATGCCTCAACAGCCTCCAATAGAATTTGATGCTGACGAAAATGATTCTCCCAAAGCCAGCCTGGTCGAACTAGCCCAGGTTTTTCTGCGATTAGGATTTTTGGCCTTCGGCGGCCCCGCGGCCCACATCGCCATGATGGATGAAGAAGTGGTGCAACGCCGCCGTTGGCTGAGTCGAGAAAAACTGCTGGATTTGCTGGGTGTTACTAACCTGATCCCCGGGCCAAACTCTACAGAATTGGCGATTCACATTGGTTATGAACAGGCCGGGGTAGCGGGCCTGATGGTGGCCGGGGCCTGTTTTATTTTGCCGGCCATGGTTATTGTTTGGTTGTTGGCCATGGCTTACGTCCGTTATCAGGCTGTACCTCAGGTGGATTGGCTCCTCTACGGGGTCAAGCCCGTGATCCTGGCGGTGATTATCCAGGCCCTCTATAAACTGGGTCAAAAGGCCCTGAAAGACCGGCCGACAATTATCGCGGCCGTTGGGGTAGTTATCGCGGCGGCCCTCGGCGGGCCAGAAATTGGCTTGATTCTTTTGGCGGGATTAGGGATTTTGCTCTGGAAAACGGGGCGTCGGCCAAGCCATCCTCTACAAGGCCTGTGGTTCTTTCCCCCGACATTCCTTAGTATCCCAACTTCTTCGGTCGGGCCCAATATGGCTAGTACGGGCCAAGTGTTTTTGTACTTTCTCAAAATTGGTTCTGTTCTCTACGGCAGTGGTTACGTCCTTCTAGCTTTTCTCCAGCGGGATTTGGTGGAACGCTTGGGTTGGTTGACCTCTCAGCAACTTTTAGATGCGATTGCCATTGGCCAAGTGACTCCCGGCCCAGTCTTTACCACGGCAACTTTTATTGGCTACTTGCTGGCAGGTAATAGTGGGGCCTTGGCGGGAACCATCGGTATTTTTTTGCCATCTTTTGTGTTCGTTTTTGTTGTGCATCCTTGGGTAACGGCCCTGAGAAAGTCAGTCCGGTTTAGTGCCTTTTTGGACGGAGTCAATGCGGCTTCCCTGGGTCTGATGGCGGTGGTCACGTTCGTTCTGGCTCGGTCGGCCCTGGTTGATTCCCTGACCATTATCCTGGCAGGGGGGAGTGCTCTGGTCCTGTTTCGTTTTAAGGTGAACTCGGCTTGGTTAGTGCTAGCGGGTGGGGCCATCGGTCTGCTAACCCGACTCATGACCGTAAAGCCTTTATAA
- the hpnH gene encoding adenosyl-hopene transferase HpnH gives MAVSLKQAAVVGTYIISQRLRGRKRFPLVLMLEPLFRCNLACQGCGKIQHPPEILKQNLTPEQCFAAVEECGVPVVSIPGGEPLLHPQIDEIVSGLVARKKFVYLCTNAILLEKSLAKFQPSPYLTFSVHLDGLREHHDHCVDRDGVFDKAIQAIKAAKAQGFRVTTNTTIFEGTKPEEVQQFFDFLQTLGIDGMMISPGYSYAWAPDQEHFLKREQTKALFRQILEPWKTGKKQWNFNHNPLFLDFLVGEKDYDCTPWGSPSYSVLGWQKPCYLLNEGYYQSFQELLDQTDWQNYGPHSGNPQCADCMVHCGYEPTAAVDALKPSNMGRAMSSLLSA, from the coding sequence ATGGCAGTTTCCCTTAAACAAGCGGCCGTCGTTGGCACTTATATTATTAGTCAGCGTCTGCGGGGCCGAAAACGATTTCCCCTTGTCCTGATGTTGGAGCCTCTGTTCCGTTGCAATCTGGCCTGCCAGGGTTGCGGTAAGATTCAGCACCCACCGGAAATTCTTAAGCAAAATCTGACCCCAGAACAATGTTTTGCCGCCGTCGAAGAGTGCGGTGTGCCGGTGGTCTCAATTCCTGGTGGTGAACCCCTACTCCATCCCCAGATCGATGAAATTGTCAGTGGTCTGGTGGCCCGCAAAAAATTTGTCTATCTTTGCACCAATGCCATTCTGCTGGAAAAGAGTCTGGCAAAATTTCAACCCTCTCCCTACCTCACCTTTAGCGTTCACCTGGATGGCCTGCGAGAGCACCATGATCACTGTGTTGACCGTGACGGCGTCTTTGATAAGGCAATTCAGGCCATTAAGGCCGCTAAGGCCCAGGGCTTTCGGGTGACAACCAATACGACTATTTTTGAGGGAACAAAACCGGAAGAGGTTCAGCAGTTTTTCGACTTCCTGCAAACCCTGGGCATCGATGGCATGATGATTTCTCCTGGCTATAGCTATGCTTGGGCTCCCGACCAGGAGCACTTCCTCAAACGCGAGCAAACCAAGGCCCTTTTCCGTCAAATCCTGGAACCCTGGAAAACCGGCAAAAAACAATGGAATTTTAACCATAATCCCCTTTTTCTCGACTTCTTAGTGGGGGAAAAGGACTATGATTGCACTCCCTGGGGCAGTCCTAGCTACAGCGTACTGGGTTGGCAAAAGCCCTGTTATCTACTCAATGAAGGCTACTATCAAAGTTTTCAAGAATTGCTAGACCAGACCGATTGGCAAAACTATGGCCCCCACAGTGGTAATCCCCAATGTGCCGACTGTATGGTGCATTGTGGCTATGAGCCTACTGCCGCTGTGGATGCCCTGAAACCCAGTAACATGGGCAGGGCCATGAGTAGCTTGCTCAGTGCCTAG
- a CDS encoding flotillin family protein, translated as MKFWFVLLQSLPLATSSAVLATPEPQQEILVAQAQPLPTPQDSSLGGLNALILFPAVIISVLFLILITIFIYTRFYVIAPNNEAIVRTGGVFKKDQLVILHGGCIVIPGFHEVTRVSLREISIDVVRTGNLAVRTQDYMRANMRVTFYVCINPERNDILTAAARLSKKGQISASEIQEALEKRADDAIRAAAKKKKLAELDSDKLGFADEVLNLIQNDLKKVGLTLNNIAISEIEESDTYDENNFFDAQGVRLRTETIQHSIQQKREVELTTRVIIEQKELAAEKQSLDIAKQKEDASITQQKQIELLKMTQRKEIESQKAQQEREVQEAKDQELAKIERNKILQERAIEEERIQKQLAVQNSQIAADITLEEQQKQLKVAQALQKQEAEVAEIQRQKTIEASRLQAQAEIAMAEQKSQLAQQAAAIAIATKEKERLEADALKAKAESAVVTAQAVEQAEREQQLALIAAQQEAEKRRIADQNVVELDVFRRRRQAEIARQAAELEAESIRTLADANQHKALAEAQGQRALIEAQNSLSTANRTAELIKTLWPELVEQLPELLKALAPQPGVLGESRIYSFPGLNGDNGADINKLLLSTSGITLINSLLNEGKLGTVLQQVKGFLEQDKPQESLEAPSLVSESDPLESV; from the coding sequence ATGAAATTCTGGTTTGTTCTCCTGCAATCCCTCCCCCTGGCTACCTCATCAGCGGTGTTAGCGACGCCAGAACCCCAGCAGGAAATCCTCGTGGCCCAGGCCCAGCCCCTGCCGACACCTCAAGATTCATCTTTGGGTGGCCTAAATGCCCTCATTCTTTTTCCAGCGGTTATTATTTCGGTTCTTTTTTTGATTCTAATTACGATTTTTATCTATACCCGTTTCTACGTTATCGCTCCCAATAACGAAGCGATTGTACGCACGGGTGGGGTGTTTAAAAAAGACCAGTTAGTCATCCTCCACGGCGGCTGTATTGTCATTCCGGGTTTCCATGAAGTGACACGGGTTTCTTTGCGGGAAATTTCCATTGATGTGGTACGCACGGGAAATTTAGCGGTTCGTACCCAAGACTACATGCGGGCCAATATGCGGGTTACTTTTTATGTTTGTATTAACCCTGAACGCAATGATATTTTAACGGCGGCGGCTAGGCTCTCGAAAAAAGGTCAGATTTCCGCCTCCGAGATCCAAGAGGCCTTGGAAAAACGGGCCGATGATGCAATCCGAGCGGCGGCGAAGAAGAAAAAATTAGCGGAACTGGATTCAGATAAATTGGGCTTTGCCGATGAAGTTTTAAACTTGATTCAAAATGACCTCAAGAAAGTGGGCTTGACCCTCAATAATATTGCTATTTCTGAAATTGAGGAAAGTGATACCTACGATGAAAATAACTTCTTTGATGCCCAGGGGGTCAGGCTCAGAACAGAAACCATCCAGCATTCCATCCAACAAAAACGGGAAGTTGAATTAACTACTCGCGTCATTATCGAACAGAAAGAACTGGCCGCCGAAAAGCAAAGTTTAGATATTGCCAAACAAAAAGAAGATGCTAGTATTACCCAGCAAAAGCAAATTGAATTGCTAAAAATGACCCAACGCAAGGAAATTGAATCCCAAAAGGCACAACAGGAACGGGAAGTACAAGAGGCAAAAGATCAGGAATTAGCAAAAATTGAACGCAATAAAATCCTTCAGGAGCGGGCCATTGAAGAAGAGCGGATTCAAAAACAATTAGCTGTTCAAAATAGCCAGATTGCCGCCGATATCACCCTAGAGGAACAACAAAAGCAACTGAAGGTGGCCCAAGCGCTACAAAAACAAGAAGCCGAAGTGGCCGAAATTCAACGGCAGAAAACCATCGAAGCCTCCCGTCTACAAGCCCAGGCTGAAATCGCGATGGCGGAACAAAAATCCCAATTGGCCCAGCAAGCGGCGGCCATTGCCATTGCCACAAAAGAAAAGGAACGTCTAGAGGCCGATGCCCTCAAGGCCAAAGCGGAATCGGCCGTCGTCACGGCCCAGGCGGTGGAACAGGCAGAACGGGAACAACAACTGGCCCTGATTGCCGCTCAACAGGAAGCTGAAAAACGCCGTATTGCCGATCAAAACGTGGTGGAGTTAGATGTCTTCCGTCGCCGTCGCCAGGCGGAAATTGCTCGTCAGGCCGCTGAACTCGAAGCAGAATCCATCCGCACCTTAGCCGATGCCAACCAACACAAGGCCCTGGCCGAAGCCCAAGGTCAACGGGCCTTGATCGAAGCCCAAAATAGTTTAAGTACCGCTAATCGCACAGCAGAACTGATTAAAACCCTGTGGCCGGAACTGGTGGAACAATTACCGGAATTACTCAAGGCCCTGGCCCCCCAACCTGGTGTGCTCGGGGAATCCCGCATTTATTCTTTTCCGGGTTTGAACGGAGACAATGGTGCAGATATTAATAAACTATTGCTTTCGACCAGTGGCATTACCTTAATTAATAGTCTGCTCAACGAAGGGAAATTGGGAACAGTGTTACAACAGGTTAAAGGATTCTTGGAGCAAGACAAACCCCAGGAGAGCCTCGAAGCCCCTTCTTTAGTCAGTGAATCTGATCCCCTAGAGTCTGTTTAA
- a CDS encoding TrkH family potassium uptake protein, giving the protein MTISRSICLGFLAVILVGALLLTMPFATTTGTWGNFLVALFTSTSAVCVTGLSVVDPNTYFSFWGELILVLLVQVGGLGYMTVTTFLMLLIGRKFDLQQKFAIQESFDRPFLQGSRNLIKSIFATTLLFELTGAFFLTYKFSQDHPLQESLWLGLFHSVSAFNNAGFSLFKDSLMGYHDSIIINFVITGLIIFGGIGYQVIIECYFWLEGLRLRSKQKFSFSLNFKVVVKFTLFLLFLGTIAFLLIESQNPETLGPMGWQDKLLAAWFQSVTTRTAGFNTVDNGKLEINSLLITMILMFVGASPSGTGGGIKTTTLSILTNCTRSVLRGQETIVIYKRTIPNTLVFKAIAVTFGSLVTVIIATSLITFIEQKINSSLEAVPILFEVVSAFGTVGLSMGITASLTPLSQLVIIATMYIGRVGVILLMAAIVGDPKPSMLHHPEENLLVG; this is encoded by the coding sequence ATGACCATTTCGCGCAGTATCTGTTTGGGCTTTCTGGCGGTGATTCTCGTTGGTGCTCTGCTTCTAACGATGCCCTTTGCTACTACGACGGGAACCTGGGGGAATTTCTTGGTGGCCCTGTTTACCTCTACCTCTGCTGTCTGCGTGACGGGCCTGAGTGTAGTTGACCCCAATACCTACTTTTCCTTTTGGGGCGAACTGATCCTGGTTTTATTAGTCCAGGTAGGGGGACTGGGCTACATGACCGTCACCACCTTTTTAATGCTGTTAATTGGTCGTAAGTTTGACCTACAACAGAAGTTTGCTATTCAAGAATCCTTTGACCGTCCCTTTCTACAAGGCAGTCGTAATTTAATTAAATCCATTTTTGCGACGACACTGCTCTTTGAACTAACGGGGGCCTTCTTTCTGACCTATAAATTCTCCCAAGATCATCCCCTTCAAGAATCTCTCTGGCTAGGTCTGTTCCATAGTGTTAGTGCTTTTAATAACGCTGGCTTTAGTCTTTTTAAAGATAGTTTAATGGGCTACCATGATTCTATTATCATTAACTTTGTGATTACAGGACTAATTATTTTTGGCGGCATTGGCTACCAGGTTATTATTGAATGTTATTTTTGGTTAGAAGGACTGCGCCTACGGAGCAAACAAAAATTCAGTTTTTCTCTCAATTTCAAGGTCGTTGTTAAATTCACCCTATTTCTATTATTTTTAGGAACTATTGCTTTTCTTTTAATTGAATCACAAAATCCTGAAACCCTTGGCCCTATGGGCTGGCAAGATAAATTACTAGCAGCTTGGTTTCAATCAGTGACGACACGCACTGCCGGCTTTAATACTGTTGATAACGGTAAGCTGGAGATTAATTCCCTGCTAATTACCATGATTCTCATGTTTGTTGGTGCTAGTCCCAGTGGTACCGGCGGCGGTATCAAAACCACAACCCTCAGCATCCTGACCAACTGTACCCGTTCCGTTTTGCGTGGTCAAGAAACCATCGTTATCTACAAAAGAACTATTCCCAACACCCTAGTTTTTAAGGCAATTGCTGTCACCTTTGGTTCCCTGGTAACAGTAATTATTGCAACTAGCTTGATTACCTTTATTGAGCAAAAAATTAATTCTTCCCTCGAAGCGGTTCCCATTTTATTTGAAGTCGTTTCGGCTTTTGGCACCGTGGGTTTATCCATGGGCATTACCGCTAGCCTGACCCCTCTCTCTCAATTAGTGATTATTGCTACTATGTACATCGGTCGGGTGGGAGTTATTTTACTGATGGCTGCCATCGTTGGGGACCCCAAACCGAGTATGCTACACCATCCTGAAGAAAATCTCCTCGTCGGTTAA